Proteins from a single region of Ziziphus jujuba cultivar Dongzao chromosome 1, ASM3175591v1:
- the LOC107433985 gene encoding oligopeptide transporter 1 — protein sequence MTGLTEDGVFKSADEKLHSGIAVADNDELEDSPIEQVRLTVPTTDDPSMPALTFRTWFLGMISCGLLAFVNQFFGYRQNQLYVSSVSAQILVLPIGKLMAATLPSKPIRVPFTSWSFSLNPGPFNLKEHVLITIFANSGSNSVYAVNIITIVKAFYHRSLHPGAAYLLAQTTQLLGYGWAGIFRKYLVDSPYMWWPANLVQVSLFRALHENEKRPKGGRTRLQFFFLVFISSFAYYIIPAYLFPSITAISVICLIWKKSITAQQIGSGLHGLGIFSFGIDWSTVAGFLGSPLATPGFAIVNILVGFALFVYVLNPIFYWNDAYNAKKFPIFSPHTFDSTGQIYNISRVLNEKLFKLDNASYNNYSKLYVSVFFALSYGLSFATLTATIAHVGLFHGKTIWRLWKKTAALRDQLGDVHTKIMKKNYEEVPQWWFHAILIAMVALAIFCCEGFDKQLQLPWWGVLMACGIALFFTLPIGIIQATTNMQPGLNVITELVIGYIYPGKPLANVAFKTYGYISMSQALNFLGDFKLGHYMKIPPKSMYIVQLVGTVVASSVYFGTSWWLLTSIDHICDPSMLPDGSPWTCPSDDVFYNASIIWGVVGPLKMFTKQGVYPEMNWFFLVGFLAPFPVWFLHRKFPNKKWIRLINMPIILGATGSMPPARAVNYVMWGIVGIFFNFFIFRKYKGWWARHNYVLSAALDAGIAFTAVLLYFTLQSKDINGPEWWGLTTEDHCPLASCPIAPGVVADGCPVIT from the exons ATGACTGGCTTAACCGAGGATGGAGTTTTTAAGTCGGCGGATGAGAAGCTTCATTCTGGTATAGCCGTAGCCG ATAATGATGAACTTGAAGACAGCCCAATTGAGCAAGTTAGGCTAACTGTTCCAACAACCGACGACCCTTCGATGCCTGCTTTAACTTTCCGAACATGGTTTCTTGGGATGATTTCCTGTGGGCTTCTTGCTTTTGTCAACCAGTTCTTCGGGTACCGCCAAAACCAGCTGTATGTCTCATCAGTATCCGCACAAATTCTTGTTCTACCAATTGGGAAGTTGATGGCTGCAACTCTTCCATCCAAACCTATACGGGTCCCATTCACAAGCTGGTCTTTTTCACTGAATCCAGGGCCTTTCAATCTGAAAGAGCATGTTTTGATCACCATTTTTGCAAACTCTGGATCAAACAGTGTTTATGCTGTTAATATCATCACCATTGTTAAGGCTTTCTACCACCGGAGTCTACATCCAGGAGCTGCTTACTTGCTGGCACAAACCACCCAG CTGCTTGGCTATGGTTGGGCTGGGATATTCAGAAAGTACCTTGTTGACTCTCCTTACATGTGGTGGCCAGCAAATTTGGTCCAGGTCTCTTTATTCAG GGCATTGCATGAAAACGAAAAACGGCCAAAGGGAGGACGTACTAGGCTACAattctttttcttggtcttcaTAAGCAGCTTTGCTTACTATATCATTCCAGCCTATCTTTTCCCTTCAATTACCGCCATTTCTGTTATTTGTTTGATATGGAAGAAATCCATCACTGCCCAACAGATTGGTTCTGGTCTTCACGGCCTCGGAATCTTCTCGTTTGGCATTGACTGGTCTACAGTTGCTGGCTTTCTTGGCAGCCCTTTGGCTACACCGGGCTTTGCCATCGTTAACATCTTAGTTGGGTTTGCTTTGTTTGTTTATGTTCTCAACCCAATCTTCTATTGGAATGATGCATATAATGCGAAGAAGTTTCCAATCTTTTCCCCCCACACTTTTGATTCAACTGGCCAAATCTATAACATTTCCCGGGTTTTGAACGAGAAATTGTTCAAGCTTGATAATGCTAGCTATAACAATTATAGCAAACTCTATGTTAGCGTTTTCTTTGCCCTAAGTTATGGTTTGAGCTTCGCCACTTTAACTGCAACTATTGCACATGTCGGACTCTTCCATGGAAA AACAATCTGGCGACTGTGGAAAAAAACTGCTGCACTCCGAGATCAACTTGGCGATGTGCACACAAAGATAATGAAGAAGAACTATGAAGAAGTCCCTCAATGGTGGTTTCACGCCATCTTGATAGCAATGGTGGCTTTGGCTATCTTCTGTTGCGAGGGTTTTGATAAACAGCTCCAACTCCCATGGTGGGGTGTTCTAATGGCCTGTGGCATTGCTCTGTTTTTCACTTTACCAATTGGCATTATTCAAGCCACAACAAACATG CAACCAGGTCTAAATGTGATCACCGAGTTAGTCATTGGGTACATTTACCCAGGGAAGCCTCTTGCTAATGTGGCTTTCAAGACTTATGGCTATATTAGTATGTCACAAGCACTCAATTTTCTTGGTGACTTCAAATTAGGACATTATATGAAGATCCCTCCCAAGTCCATGTACATTGTGCAG CTTGTTGGAACTGTAGTTGCTTCTAGTGTATACTTTGGAACATCTTGGTGGCTTCTTACCTCCATTGACCACATATGTGATCCATCCATGCTGCCTGATGGAAGTCCATGGACATGCCCTAGTGATGATGTCTTCTATAATGCCTCCATCATATGGGGTGTTGTTGGCCCACTCAAAATGTTCACAAAGCAAGGTGTCTACCCGGAGATGAACTGGTTCTTTTTGGTTGGCTTCCTTGCTCCATTTCCAGTTTGGTTCCTACATCGTAAATTTCCCAACAAAAAGTGGATCAGGTTGATAAACATGCCAATTATTTTGGGTGCTACCGGGAGCATGCCACCAGCTAGAGCTGTGAACTATGTAATGTGGGGAATTGTTGGAATTTTCTTCAACTTCTTTATTTTCAGAAAGTACAAGGGATGGTGGGCTAGGCATAACTATGTCTTATCTGCTGCATTGGATGCTGGGATCGCTTTTACGGCCGTTCTCCTGTATTTCACCCTTCAGAGCAAAGATATTAATGGTCCGGAATGGTGGGGTTTGACCACTGAAGACCATTGTCCATTGGCTTCGTGCCCCATAGCACCAGGGGTTGTGGCTGATGGTTGCCCTGTTATAACTTAG
- the LOC107421851 gene encoding pentatricopeptide repeat-containing protein At5g66520 isoform X2: MLSSLTSLNVPLHQTNRNSLNPTADSLLRSFSSVFELKQVHAHLIKTSTPLSSIPLARVAFVCALTPSLPYAQRIFNHVEKPETVVWNSCLKAFAEGENPKSAILLFYQLRELDVFPDSFTLSSVLKACMHLLDVSNGRIIHGYVEKLGLQSNMFLQNTVVNLYATCGVHGDARLLFDKMPQRDVVTWNIMMTHLVKLEDIEGAYDLFLRMPEKNVRSWTLMIAGYVQCGKPKDAIRLFLEMEKTGMKPNEVTVVAVLAACADLGDLNLGRTIHEYSNQNGFERNIRISNTLIDMYVKCGCLDGAQQVFNKMEARTVVSWSAMIAGLAMHGKAEEALRLFSKMIRSGVKPNEVTFIGLLHACSHMGMIDEGRKFFASMTKDYGVVPRIEHYGCMVDLLSRAGLLQEAREFIMNMPIKPNGVVWGALLGGCKVYKNIELAEEAILHLSELDPLNDGYYVVLSNIYAEAQRWEDTARVRKLMRDRGVKKTPGWSSIAIDGTVHEFVAGDETHPQAVEIFKMWDKLLDKIKRNGYVPDTSVILLDIEEIEKEKFLYRHSEKLALVFGLMNTEPETPIRIMKNLRVCEDCHAAFKHVSAIFKREIIVRDRNRFHCFKDGSCSCRDY, from the exons ATGCTTTCCTCTCTGACTTCTCTCAACGTTCCTCTTCATCAAACAAATCGCAACTCACTCAACCCAACTGCTGATTCTCTCCTCCGTAGCTTTAGCTCTGTATTTGAGCTTAAACAAGTCCATGCCCATCTCATCAAAACCTCAACTCCTTTATCATCCATCCCTCTCGCCCGTGTCGCCTTTGTTTGTGCTCTTACTCCCAGTCTTCCATACGCCCAACGAATTTTCAATCACGTCGAGAAGCCCGAGACTGTCGTGTGGAACTCATGTTTGAAAGCCTTCGCCGAAGGCGAAAATCCAAAAAGTgcaattttgcttttttatcaGCTGCGTGAGCTTGACGTCTTCCCTGATAGTTTTACTCTCTCTTCTGTTTTAAAAGCGTGCATGCATTTGTTGGATGTTTCAAATGGAAGAATTATTCATGGGTATGTGGAGAAACTTGGGCTTCAGTCGAACATGTTTTTGCAGAACACGGTTGTGAATCTCTACGCGACGTGTGGGGTGCATGGTGATGCAAGGTTATTGTTTGATAAAATGCCCCAGCGAGATGTTGTAACATGGAATATAATGATGACCCATTTAGTGAAGTTAGAAGACATTGAGGGAgcatatgatttatttttacgGATGCCTGAGAAAAATGTGAGGTCATGGACGTTGATGATAGCAGGGTATGTCCAGTGTGGGAAGCCCAAAGATGCTATTAGGCTAtttttggaaatggaaaagacAGGTATGAAGCCAAATGAAGTAACCGTTGTGGCAGTTCTTGCAGCTTGTGCTGATTTAGGTGACTTGAACTTGGGGAGGACGATTCACGAGTACTCGAATCAaaatggatttgaaagaaatattcGTATTTCTAATACTCTCATTGATATGTATGTCAAATGTGGATGCTTAGATGGTGCTCAACAAGTTTTTAACAAGATGGAAGCACGAACAGTTGTTTCATGGTCGGCCATGATCGCAGGACTTGCTATGCATGGAAAAGCAGAGGAAGCTCTAAGACTCTTTTCCAAGATGATTCGATCAGGTGTGAAGCCTAATGAGGTAACCTTCATTGGGCTCTTGCACGCTTGTAGTCACATGGGAATGATAGATGAGGGTCGTAAATTTTTTGCCAGTATGACTAAAGATTATGGTGTAGTTCCTAGAATTGAGCACTATGGGTGCATGGTTGATCTTCTCAGTAGGGCAGGACTCCTTCAAGAGGCACGTGAATTTATCATGAATATGCCTATCAAGCCAAATGGAGTTGTATGGGGAGCTCTTCTGGGAGGATGCAAAGTTTACAAGAACATTGAACTGGCTGAAGAAGCAATCCTTCACCTCTCTGAACTTGATCCCCTTAATGACGGATACTATGTGGTTTTATCAAACATCTATGCGGAAGCACAAAGATGGGAAGACACTGCTCGGGTGAGGAAGTTGATGAGAGATAGAGGAGTAAAGAAGACTCCGGGGTGGAGTTCAATCGCAATTGATGGAACAGTTCATGAGTTTGTTGCTGGGGATGAGACCCATCCTCAGGCTGTGGAGATATTCAAGATGTGGGACAAACTACTAGACAAGATTAAACGTAATGGATATGTTCCTGACACTTCGGTCATTCTACTGGATATTGAAGAAATTGAGAAGGAGAAGTTTCTATATCGGCATAGCGAGAAATTAGCACTGGTTTTTGGGTTGATGAACACAGAACCTGAAACACCAATTAGAATAATGAAGAATCTTCGTGTTTGTGAAGACTGCCATGCTGCATTCAAGCATGTATCAGCAATTTTTAAAAGAGAGATAATTGTACGTGATAGGAACCGGTTCCATTGCTTCAAAGATGGTTCTTGTTCTTGCAGGGATTACTG A
- the LOC107421851 gene encoding pentatricopeptide repeat-containing protein At5g66520 isoform X1, translating into MLSSLTSLNVPLHQTNRNSLNPTADSLLRSFSSVFELKQVHAHLIKTSTPLSSIPLARVAFVCALTPSLPYAQRIFNHVEKPETVVWNSCLKAFAEGENPKSAILLFYQLRELDVFPDSFTLSSVLKACMHLLDVSNGRIIHGYVEKLGLQSNMFLQNTVVNLYATCGVHGDARLLFDKMPQRDVVTWNIMMTHLVKLEDIEGAYDLFLRMPEKNVRSWTLMIAGYVQCGKPKDAIRLFLEMEKTGMKPNEVTVVAVLAACADLGDLNLGRTIHEYSNQNGFERNIRISNTLIDMYVKCGCLDGAQQVFNKMEARTVVSWSAMIAGLAMHGKAEEALRLFSKMIRSGVKPNEVTFIGLLHACSHMGMIDEGRKFFASMTKDYGVVPRIEHYGCMVDLLSRAGLLQEAREFIMNMPIKPNGVVWGALLGGCKVYKNIELAEEAILHLSELDPLNDGYYVVLSNIYAEAQRWEDTARVRKLMRDRGVKKTPGWSSIAIDGTVHEFVAGDETHPQAVEIFKMWDKLLDKIKRNGYVPDTSVILLDIEEIEKEKFLYRHSEKLALVFGLMNTEPETPIRIMKNLRVCEDCHAAFKHVSAIFKREIIVRDRNRFHCFKDGSCSCRDYW; encoded by the coding sequence ATGCTTTCCTCTCTGACTTCTCTCAACGTTCCTCTTCATCAAACAAATCGCAACTCACTCAACCCAACTGCTGATTCTCTCCTCCGTAGCTTTAGCTCTGTATTTGAGCTTAAACAAGTCCATGCCCATCTCATCAAAACCTCAACTCCTTTATCATCCATCCCTCTCGCCCGTGTCGCCTTTGTTTGTGCTCTTACTCCCAGTCTTCCATACGCCCAACGAATTTTCAATCACGTCGAGAAGCCCGAGACTGTCGTGTGGAACTCATGTTTGAAAGCCTTCGCCGAAGGCGAAAATCCAAAAAGTgcaattttgcttttttatcaGCTGCGTGAGCTTGACGTCTTCCCTGATAGTTTTACTCTCTCTTCTGTTTTAAAAGCGTGCATGCATTTGTTGGATGTTTCAAATGGAAGAATTATTCATGGGTATGTGGAGAAACTTGGGCTTCAGTCGAACATGTTTTTGCAGAACACGGTTGTGAATCTCTACGCGACGTGTGGGGTGCATGGTGATGCAAGGTTATTGTTTGATAAAATGCCCCAGCGAGATGTTGTAACATGGAATATAATGATGACCCATTTAGTGAAGTTAGAAGACATTGAGGGAgcatatgatttatttttacgGATGCCTGAGAAAAATGTGAGGTCATGGACGTTGATGATAGCAGGGTATGTCCAGTGTGGGAAGCCCAAAGATGCTATTAGGCTAtttttggaaatggaaaagacAGGTATGAAGCCAAATGAAGTAACCGTTGTGGCAGTTCTTGCAGCTTGTGCTGATTTAGGTGACTTGAACTTGGGGAGGACGATTCACGAGTACTCGAATCAaaatggatttgaaagaaatattcGTATTTCTAATACTCTCATTGATATGTATGTCAAATGTGGATGCTTAGATGGTGCTCAACAAGTTTTTAACAAGATGGAAGCACGAACAGTTGTTTCATGGTCGGCCATGATCGCAGGACTTGCTATGCATGGAAAAGCAGAGGAAGCTCTAAGACTCTTTTCCAAGATGATTCGATCAGGTGTGAAGCCTAATGAGGTAACCTTCATTGGGCTCTTGCACGCTTGTAGTCACATGGGAATGATAGATGAGGGTCGTAAATTTTTTGCCAGTATGACTAAAGATTATGGTGTAGTTCCTAGAATTGAGCACTATGGGTGCATGGTTGATCTTCTCAGTAGGGCAGGACTCCTTCAAGAGGCACGTGAATTTATCATGAATATGCCTATCAAGCCAAATGGAGTTGTATGGGGAGCTCTTCTGGGAGGATGCAAAGTTTACAAGAACATTGAACTGGCTGAAGAAGCAATCCTTCACCTCTCTGAACTTGATCCCCTTAATGACGGATACTATGTGGTTTTATCAAACATCTATGCGGAAGCACAAAGATGGGAAGACACTGCTCGGGTGAGGAAGTTGATGAGAGATAGAGGAGTAAAGAAGACTCCGGGGTGGAGTTCAATCGCAATTGATGGAACAGTTCATGAGTTTGTTGCTGGGGATGAGACCCATCCTCAGGCTGTGGAGATATTCAAGATGTGGGACAAACTACTAGACAAGATTAAACGTAATGGATATGTTCCTGACACTTCGGTCATTCTACTGGATATTGAAGAAATTGAGAAGGAGAAGTTTCTATATCGGCATAGCGAGAAATTAGCACTGGTTTTTGGGTTGATGAACACAGAACCTGAAACACCAATTAGAATAATGAAGAATCTTCGTGTTTGTGAAGACTGCCATGCTGCATTCAAGCATGTATCAGCAATTTTTAAAAGAGAGATAATTGTACGTGATAGGAACCGGTTCCATTGCTTCAAAGATGGTTCTTGTTCTTGCAGGGATTACTGGTAA
- the LOC107434010 gene encoding ER membrane protein complex subunit 8/9 homolog, with the protein MGAELRYEIAQTAYIKMVLHALRHRTSAVNGVLLGRVSPQNDVVEITDSVPLFHSHIGLLPQLEISLILIEEYYAAKGLNVVGYFNANERFDDYELGSVAKNTGDHISRYFPQAAILLLDNKKLDALQKGKDRSPVMQLYAKDASRNWKLAGSDGSYQLTFKEPSANVVLLDYISTEKWQDVVDFDDHLDDISKDWLNPELFK; encoded by the exons ATGGGAGCCGAGTTACGCTACGAGATCGCACAGACTGCTTACATAAAGATGGTCCTCCACGCCCTCAGGCATAGGACCTCCGCCGTCAATGGAGTCCTTCTCGGACGTGTCTCGCCCCAGAACGATGTCGTCGAGATCACTGATTCTGTCCCTCTCTTCCACTCCCACATCGGTCTTCTCCCGCAGCTCGAGATCTCCCTTATACTG ATAGAGGAGTATTATGCTGCCAAAGGTTTGAATGTTGTGGGCTATTTCAATGCTAATGAGAGGTTTGACGATTACGAGCTTGGTAGTGTGGCCAAGAACACTGGTGACCACATATCTCGCTACTTTCCTCAAGCAGCTATTCTTTTG TTAGACAACAAAAAGCTTGATGCATTGCAAAAGGGTAAAGATCGAAGCCCAGTGATGCAG CTTTATGCAAAGGATGCATCCAGAAATTGGAAGCTAGCGGGGTCAGATGGTAGCTACCAGCTAACCTTTAAGGAACCATCAGCAAATGTAGTTCTTTTGGATTATATTTCAACTGAAAAGTGGCAGGACGTTGTTGATTTTGATGACCACCTTGATGACATTAGCAA GGATTGGCTGAATCCGGAGCTCTTCAAGTAG
- the LOC107434168 gene encoding heterogeneous nuclear ribonucleoprotein 1 — MGSKSKNDNPHTGDGASPGKIFIGGLAKDTNYATFNKHFGKYGEIVDSVIMKDRFTGQPRGFGFITYADPSVVDKVIEDTHVINGKQVEIKRTIPKGQGQSKDFKTKKIFVGGIPSSCTEDEFKSFFAKYGKVVEHQIIRDHETNRSRGFGFIIFDSEEVVDELLSKGNMIDMAGTQVEIKKAEPKKASNPPPAPAYGSNSRARSFNDGFGGFGGSYGGFDGGYGPGPYRTPAGLGSRLGGGYGYGSASGEFGGGYGSFGSSSLGGYRGESSLGYTSRYGPYGGGFGGGYGASSLGGYGRGGEGYGGYGSSGYGGGYDSGPGASYGGAGGLYGRGGYSGSSRYHPYAR; from the exons ATGGGTTCGAAATCGAAGAACGATAATCCTCATACAGGCGATGGAGCTAGCCCCGG AAAGATTTTCATTGGAGGGTTGGCGAAAGATACGAATTACG CTACATTTAACAAGCACTTTGGGAAATATGGAGAGATAGTGGACTCGGTCATTATGAAAGATCGTTTCACGGGTCAGCCCAGGGGTTTTGGTTTTATCACTTATGCTGATCCTTCAGTTGTTGACAAGGTTATTGAGGACACCCATGTTATAAACGGAAAACAA GTTGAGATTAAGAGAACCATCCCTAAAGGCCAAGGCCAATCAAAGGATTTTAAAACAAAGAAGATTTTCGTTGGTGGGATTCCATCATCATGCACCGAAG ATGAGTTCAAAAGTTTCTTTGCGAAGTATGGCAAGGTGGTGGAACACCAAATCATACGAGATCATGAAACTAACCGCTCTCGAGGCTttggatttataatttttgacaGTGAAGAAGTTGTAGATGAATTGTTATCCAAGGGAAATATGATTGATATGGCTGGTACTCAG GTGGAGATCAAGAAAGCCGAACCAAAGAAAGCCTCTAATCCACCGCCTGCCCCTGCATATGGTAGCAACTCTAGGGCTCGTTCTTTCAATGATGGCTTTGGTGGATTTGGCGGTTCGTATGGAGGTTTTGATGGGGGATATGGCCCAGGTCCCTATAGGACGCCTGCTGGTCTTGGCAGTAGGCTTGGTGGTGGATATGGTTATGGTAGTGCTAGTGGCGAGTTTGGTGGTGGTTATGGGAGTTTTGGCAGCAGTAGCTTAGGTGGTTATCGAGGTGAATCTTCCCTTGGTTATACTAGTCGCTATGGACCATATGGTGGTGGTTTTGGTGGGGGTTATGGTGCAAGCAGTTTAGGTGGATATGGTCGAGGTGGTGAAGGCTATGGTGGATATGGCAGTTCAGGCTATGGTGGTGGTTATGACTCTGGGCCTGGTGCTAGTTATGGTGGAGCAGGTGGGCTGTATGGAAGAGGAGGCTATAGTGGCAGTAGTCGGTACCATCCCTACGCAAGGTAG
- the LOC107433749 gene encoding pentatricopeptide repeat-containing protein At3g61360-like, protein MSSILEEGMLLWLRLKRFNQLTQIPHKPPSSFSVPVRSFSRSHQSSETKNKIERIVRVINDHPFPDQPLQSTLLRNIPPSALSTIFVESVLGRLFAAHSNGLKALEFFKFSLDHSQFSPSSDAFEKTLHILTRMRYFDRAWWLMERIRSTHPSLLTLKSMSIMLSKISKFQSYESTLEAFEKMENDIFVGRKFGINEFNVLLQAFCTQRQMKEARSVFQKMHSRFSPDTKTMNILLLGFKETGDITAVELFYHEMVRRGFEPNIVTYNIRIDAYCKRGCFGDGLRLLEEMERANLLPTLETITTLIHGAGVARNPIKARQLFEEISLRNLNPDTGAYNALMSSFFRCKDVESAVALMNEMEKKCIDYDSVAYHTMFFGLMRTAGFESVSQLYYKMVERNFVPKTRTAVMLMKYFCQNCRVDLGLHLWGYLVEKGCCPHGHALDLLLTALCSRGSVIEAFECSKQMLERGRYISEAAFRMLEGFLLKEGEIDKLRRLQEMTKKLHTYLPPLRGNFVNIPLST, encoded by the coding sequence ATGTCTAGCATCCTTGAAGAGGGAATGCTTCTTTGGTTGAGATTGAAGAGGTTTAATCAGCTTACTCAAATCCCTCATAAGCCCCCATCAAGTTTCAGTGTTCCTGTTAGATCATTTAGCCGATCGCATCAATCTTCggaaactaaaaacaaaattgaaaggaTTGTTAGAGTTATTAATGACCATCCCTTTCCTGATCAACCACTTCAAAGCACTCTTCTCCGGAATATCCCACCATCTGCCCTTTCCACCATCTTTGTTGAGAGTGTTCTTGGTCGCCTCTTTGCAGCCCATTCTAATGGTCTTAAGGCCCTTGAATTCTTCAAATTTTCTCTCGACCATTCTCAGTTCAGTCCTAGTTCAGATGCTTTTGAGAAGACACTGCACATTCTCACAAGGATGCGCTATTTTGATAGGGCTTGGTGGTTGATGGAGAGAATCAGAAGCACACATCCTTCATTGCTTACGCTTAAATCAATGAGTATCATGCTGTCAAAGATTTCAAAGTTTCAATCTTATGAATCTACACTTGAAGCATTTGAAAAGATGGAGAATGATATTTTTGTTGGGCGGAAATTTGGTATCAATGAGTTTAATGTACTTCTTCAGGCATTTTGCACTCAGAGACAGATGAAGGAGGCACGATCCGTGTTCCAAAAGATGCATTCTCGATTTTCCCCTGATACAAAGACCATGAATATCTTGCTTTTAGGATTTAAGGAAACAGGAGATATTACTGCAGTAGAACTTTTCTATCATGAGATGGTTAGAAGAGGTTTTGAACCAAATATTGTAACTTATAACATCAGAATCGATGCTTACTGCAAGAGGGGTTGTTTTGGCGATGGTTTAAGACTTCTTGAAGAAATGGAACGAGCAAATCTGTTGCCTACTCTAGAAACAATCACTACTTTGATTCATGGAGCAGGGGTTGCTCGAAATCCGATTAAGGCTCGACAATTATTTGAAGAGATTTCTTTGAGAAATTTAAATCCTGATACTGGGGCTTATAATGCTTTGATGAGTTCATTTTTCAGGTGTAAAGATGTGGAGTCGGCAGTTGCCTTAATGAATGAGATGGAAAAGAAATGCATAGATTATGATTCTGTGGCCTATCACACCATGTTTTTTGGGTTAATGAGGACAGCCGGCTTTGAGAGTGTTTCTCAGCTTTATTACAAAATGGTTGAAAGGAATTTTGTGCCTAAAACACGAACAGCAGTGATGTTAATGAAATATTTCTGTCAAAATTGTCGGGTCGATTTGGGTCTACATTTATGGGGATACCTGGTGGAGAAAGGATGCTGTCCTCATGGTCATGCATTGGACTTGTTATTGACAGCGCTGTGCTCAAGAGGGTCGGTGATAGAAGCTTTTGAATGCTCCAAGCAGATGTTGGAGAGAGGGAGGTATATAAGTGAAGCTGCATTTCGGATGTTGGAGGGGTTTTTGCTGAAGGAGGGTGAGATAGATAAGTTAAGAAGGCTACAGGAGATGACCAAGAAATTGCACACATATTTACCTCCATTAAGAGGCAATTTTGTAAATATCCCTCTTTCTACATGA